The proteins below are encoded in one region of Silene latifolia isolate original U9 population chromosome 2, ASM4854445v1, whole genome shotgun sequence:
- the LOC141642667 gene encoding uncharacterized protein LOC141642667, translating to MVQESPNCPSPSDNLRRIIDFIVSLITLSHTIRVFSVKWQLIRNRLEELNSGLIAMENANSSFNDQGFVDFISFVSHSVDECNDLASRCLNVSYSGKLLMQSDLDKVVSKLDVALKKFTVMYYNEGIISGGLALVLSMPGFGASKEDMRFYVKDLLNRLKIGDSRMKQQALVSLHEAVLEDEKYVKIVVELGDFVLLLVSCLDSNDSSIQEEAVIVIGVISGFDCYKGVLVVSGVIPPLVRVIESGSFKAKECSIRCLMKLTENGDNAWALSAHGGVTALLNQCSSDKDDGELGLIGPCCWVLRNVVVVEEIKRFMIEEGAISTFINLIKGRDEMCQIGSAEFLQSLAFGDECVAHLIVKEGGARALIQILDPKLSFSFKLRETAFRAIENLCFCCVDHLNLLISYGFLDQLLFFLRNGDISIQELAFKSASRLCGTSEEARKSMGDVGFMGEFVKFLEAKSYDIREMAAEALCSMIMVAKNRKKFSNDDHNIGMILQLLDTKEGNSGNFKFLLSILLSLSSCNHARKLISHSGYVKNIQKLAEAGVMDAKKIMKKLSTNKFKSLLNGIWHS from the coding sequence atggTTCAAGAATCCCCAAATTGCCCTTCTCCGTCGGACAATCTCCGTCGAATAATCGACTTTATTGTGTCGCTTATAACGTTATCTCACACTATAAGGGTATTTTCAGTTAAATGGCAATTAATCCGAAACCGCCTGGAAGAGCTTAATTCCGGATTAATTGCCATGGAAAATGCTAATTCCAGTTTTAACGATCAAGGGTTTGTTGATTTTATATCTTTTGTGTCGCATAGTGTAGACGAGTGCAATGATCTTGCGTCGCGGTGTTTGAACGTTTCGTATAGTGGTAAATTGTTGATGCAGAGTGATTTGGATAAAGTTGTGTCGAAACTTGATGTTGCTTTGAAGAAGTTTACGGTAATGTATTATAATGAGGGGATTATTTCCGGTGGTCTTGCGTTAGTGCTTTCGATGCCGGGGTTTGGGGCTTCAAAGGAAGATATGAGGTTTTATGTCAAGGATTTGTTGAATAGGTTGAAGATTGGTGATTCTCGAATGAAACAGCAAGCTTTGGTTTCGCTTCATGAGGCGGTTTTAGAGGATGAAAAgtatgttaaaattgttgttgaATTGGGGGATTTTGTTTTATTGTTAGTGTCTTGTTTGGATTCGAACGATTCGAGTATTCAAGAAGAGGCTGTCATTGTTATTGGAGTGATTTCCGGGTTTGATTGTTATAAGGGGGTGCTTGTTGTTTCTGGGGTTATACCGCCGTTGGTTAGAGTGATTGAAAGTGGGAGCTTTAAGGCGAAAGAGTGTTCAATTCGATGTTTGATGAAATTGACTGAGAATGGGGATAATGCTTGGGCATTATCAGCTCATGGCGGGGTTACTGCATTGTTAAATCAATGCTCGAGTGATAAAGATGATGGTGAACTCGGGTTGATCGGTCCGTGTTGTTGGGTTTTAAGAAATGTAGTTGTGGTTGAGGAAATTAAGAGGTTCATGATTGAGGAGGGTGCAATTTCTACCTTTATAAATCTTATTAAAGGTAGAGATGAAATGTGTCAGATTGGTTCGGCTGAATTCCTACAATCCTTAGCTTTCGGGGATGAATGTGTTGCCCATTTAATTGTCAAGGAAGGTGGTGCTCGAGCTTTGATTCAAATACTCGATCCCAAGTTGAGTTTTTCATTCAAGTTGAGGGAAACCGCGTTTAGGGcaattgagaatttgtgtttttgttgtgtGGATCATTTGAATTTGTTGATAAGTTATGGGTTTTTGGATCAATTATTGTTCTTTCTTCGAAATGGGGACATTTCAATCCAAGAATTGGCCTTCAAATCCGCATCTAGGCTATGTGGGACTTCAGAAGAAGCAAGGAAATCGATGGGGGATGTCGGGTTTATGGGTGAATTTGTGAAATTTCTGGAGGCAAAATCGTATGATATTCGAGAAATGGCAGCCGAGGCATTGTGTAGCATGATCATGGTAGCTAAAAATAGGAAGAAATTTTCAAATGATGATCATAACATTGGTATGATTCTTCAGTTGCTTGATACAAAAGAAGGGAATTCCGGGAATTTCAAGTTCTTGTTGTCAATATTGTTGTCACTTAGTAGTTGCAATCATGCGAGGAAATTAATTTCACATTCTGGTTATGTTAAGAACATACAGAAACTTGCAGAAGCTGGAGTAATGGACGCAAAAAAGATTATGAAGAAATTATCCACTAATAAATTCAAGAGCTTATTGAATGGGATCTGGCATTCATAA